Genomic window (Gymnogyps californianus isolate 813 chromosome 2, ASM1813914v2, whole genome shotgun sequence):
gggttggaagggacctttaaagatcatctagtccaaccctcctgccataggcagggacatTTTTCACTAGTTCAGGTTGGTCAAGATGGGGAACAAGAGATCTTGGAGCAGCCTGAAGTGCTGTGCCACGCCTCTATATGCTGACCATAGCTTCCTGCAGGAATTTGAAGTTAACCTGCAGCTGATGGGGAGCCTGAAGGTCAGGCTCCATGATAGTCAGCTCAGGGCTTGAGATGGCCCAAGCTACCTGTGAGGAAGCAGCAAGActggggctgctctgcaagggATGACAGTCAAAAGCTGAAGGAGATCACATCACAGGACAGTGATGTCACTGACCAGGGCACAGTACCCAAGCAGGGTAGCCTGGTGACAGTAACGGATTCTGTTGACAGTCCCAGTGATCACCAGGTAAATGTGAGATGGCAGGTCAAGCCCAAGTGCAATCCATGAAATCCAGTCAACAGAAGCTGCAGGGCACAGGGCTAGGCCCACGTCTGCCAGCAACACAGCTCAGGAAAGGGCTGGAGGCCAAGGTTTGAGCATAAATGGAGCTACCCCTGCAGCTATGCTGGCAAGTGTGCACTGGCATGTACCTTAGGCTCTCCAGGTTTACTCCAGTGCAATCTGGAGAGGAGAATGTAACATAAACTAAGCAACCACAGGAATTGGCTCCAACCATCTTGCACCTTCTAACTGGAGCTTAAAACCCAGGCCAAACACGTCTTGCAGGTGTTAACGTCAATGACCACAGATTATTTTCACACTCTCTCTCCAGGCCCTTCAGTCACTCATTGCTACGCCCATCCTGAAAAAGCTGCACAAAGATTTAGGAAAACTTTTAAGGGGTGAGGAAGGAACACAAATGCAGGAACAGGCAAGAGAGATGATAGATTCAGGCTTTCCAGTTCTTCTGACATGAACAGAAATGTTGGAAATAGGGCCTGTCAGACCACCTGCTCCCAATCTGTAATGAATAAGCACTATAGCATCCCAACTTCCTGATTAAAGACAAGGACAGACTTTGTTcgtggatttttgtttgttttactttaaataaaagccTTATACTGAGAGCTGGGCTGCAGTCCTAAGCAACAGAAAGACTGGTCCCTCTGTTGTGAAGTACTAGATGTGAAAATGCCTGACACTATCTTAAATACAAATTGCAGAATTCAGActacaaaactgtattttatagataaaaatagatttcagaCAATGAGGAAATTGTATAGTTACTCAATCCATTTTCAGACTTAAAATTCAACTGTATGGATTGTATAAGCGTGTTATTGGAAACCAAACAGAACAACCAACTAATAAAGATGCACTAAAAAGAGAGgtagataaaaaaaatcagatctccCTTGCCCAAAACCAGGTattacacttgaaaaaaaaaagtcaaattactGTCACATGTGCAGTCACTGCATTAGGAGAAAAGTATCCTCCAgctaaaatattcagaaaagttGTACCAAAAAGTTACCTCTAaaccagggaaaataaaatgtctttattgcCTGCTCCAGATTTAAcaccttttttaaaagtgtgctGTCATTTagaatgaaacattaaaaaaggggATACCATTTAAGTCTCTACAAACCAGAAACTCTCAAAGTAAAATTACATCCTTAAGCACTGCAGATATCTGCACAGACATAGAATTTCAGCACTAACGTTTTTGCCTGAGGTAGTCTGATGTCCTTGGTTTTATTCTAGTCTCAGCTTCCTCCTGCTCACACACCTGTACGCTTGTTTATGACACCCAGCGTGACTACATGATGCAATTTAAGAAGAGAAGCACAGTAAAAGGTCAATCATTTTAAAACTATACCATTCGTATCCTTaatggtgttggtttttttaaacatgcagtTGGTTGGACTGTGCAATTCTCTCCATACTTCAGCTGAGATagcttttacttaaaaattactgatgaacattttaaatacataaaaataaagctgcactTATCTGTACAAATCCACATTTTATATATTCAATCAGTCATCCAGTACAGTATTAAAGAAAACGTGCAATAATTTCCTTGTAAGTTACTGCCATTTAACTATGCGTTTTTCCAAGGCACAATACACAAAAGAACTCCTACGATGGCAGATCAGCCTACCACATGAAAATTTTAACCTTCTAATGAGACAGTGGGACTTGTTTTGCTCATTCTTTGTATCAAGTGACATAAGACAGCACAAGAAGCATAACAAGGAAATTCAGATGTCCCAGGTTCTTCATCATAGTCACAATGAATACTGGTCCCCTATACAAAGGAGAGATACAAAGCTGCAAAATATAATATGGGAATATAATTTTATTGTGTTAATCTGCATATGTATTGGTACAGCTGTTCTGTGAACgcttctgaagaaaatttttcCATAACTCtggctctcccagctgctcccatTGTGTCCTTTAAGAGAGGATCTCTCACAATTTTTTCCATGGCCTCAGAGAATTGCGTTGGCAGAGGATCACACAAAAATCCTGTAACATTATGCAAGATTGATTCTAAAGGACCACCTGAATTAACCGCTATAACTGGACATCTCATATACATTGCCTCCAGAGGAACAATGCCAAAATGTTCATTGCTTGGTGTATAAAGCACACATACAGAGTTGctaaaaagagagattttttgtTCATCTGAGAATGATCTCAGAAAAGTGACATGGTCCTTAACACTAAGCTTGGCTGCAAGTCTCCTCAGCTCTTCATAGTGCTCCACGTTTTCCAGAACTCGTTTATCATAACCACCTGCCATAACCAGGTGAACTTCATCCCACTCATGAGAATCAAGTCTTCCTCGAAGCTCATGCAAAGCTTCAAGAGCCAATGCtagattcttttttctctcatacctattaatggaaagaaacaagaacttTTTCTTTGTCGGTATCAGGTCAGCTAGGTCCACAGGAACTACTGTTTCAAAGCTACGGATGTTGAGCGATGGGTAGAGGACATCTGGGTTTATGTGAGATAAGGACTTAAACGTGTCCTTGAACACACCGGCGGTGAACCTGCTGTTCACAACAATACAGTCTGCCATGCCAGTCGTGTACTCTTCCAGCCAGTCAAGCGGTAATCTGTAGATACGCTTTAGGAGAGATTCTCTCTTGGTCAGAAGCTGATCAGGAAAGTGACAGTAAAACAAGACCTTCTTACGGGTTCTGGCCAGTCTAAGTACAGGAATGCAAGCAGACACCTAGTGCAAccaggagagagagaacaagagGAGACATTCATTATTTGTGTCAGTGCCACAGGCGCATACATGCGATTTCAAAGCCATGCCCTGAGAGCCAGTCCTTTGCCAGCCAAGTGCCTTCTCCCTCTCCGCTCCACGAGTGCGTCAAGCTGCAGCCCCTCGTCCAGGACCTCTTGCTGCGGCTCTAGATTTCCTCCCTCACCTCGGCCTGTGAGGCCGCCGAgaccccctccccacccaggCCCCATCAAGCCCTGGGACCTCCCCACGCGCCTCCTCCCGCCAAAACCCACCACCAGGAGAGAGCCGGCAGGGCAGCCCAAGCGGCAGCGGCCTGGCCTAccctcccctccagctgccccGCAGCACCGCCAGCATCCCCGGCTCTCCTCgggcctccccgccgccgccgcggcggcgaACGGCCCCGACCCGCCCCGCACCTGGTCGCAGACGAAGGCGTCCGCCCGCTCGCCGCTGAGCAGCAGGACGTACAGCGCCACGAAGGCCATGCGCAGGGCGGCGCACAGCGCGTGCCCGCGGCCCCACAGGCTGCGCGGCAGCCACCCGCCGGCCCGCCGCACCGACAGCCCCCGCGTCTCCGCGAAGCAGCGCGCCGCGTCGTAGTGCGCCGTCCAGATCTGCACCCGGCAGCCCCGCGCCTGCAGCGCCAGCGCCGCGTCCACCACCAGCCGCTCCGCCCCGCCTAGGCCCAGGTCCGGGTGCAGGAACAGCACGGACGGGCCCTCCCCGGCCGCCTCCGCCGCCATGGCTGCTGCGGGCGGACCGGGGGCACGCCCGCCGGTCGGCCACGTATCGGGCGGCAGCGCGCATGCGCAGCCCACCGGCCGCCGCAGGACACGTCAGCCTTCCTCCCGGGCCTTCCCTTCCGCCCCACCCGCCGGGCGGCCCGGGCGCTTGCCTGGCGCCTCGTCCCGCGCGTCCCGTGTtcggccgccccggcccggccgctggggagggagcgggcgcGACCGAGGGGTCGCGCAGAGTCAGCTCGCTCGGAAAGCGGCCGCTGCGGGAGGGGCGGGAGGGAAAAGGGGCCggtgctgctcaggcatcatCCCGGGCAGCCGCGAGGCCCCGGGAggcgcggcgcgggggcggggcctgCTGCGGGCAGGGACGTGGCCGGAGCGGCCGTACGGGAGCGTGTGTGAAGCCGTGCCCGACCCCCTGAGCCAGCGCCGCCGTCGCCATGGTGAGGTTCTgcccggggcagggggtggCTGAGGCGCCCCCTCTCCCTTGGCTGTGTCCGCCGCCTCTCACCCCCTCCCGGTTCTCGCCTCTCTCCGCAGCCCGGGCCCAACCCCAGCGCCACGAGCGTCGGCTCCTCCGGCCGCTCCCCTAGCAAGGCCGTGGCTCCCCGCGCGGCGGGCTCCACTGTCCGGCAGAGGTAGGTGCCCGCGGCGTCCTCGTATTGGAGGCAACTCTTCCCCCCCTCTTGTTCTCTGTACTAGGTggctggggggcagagggacGGTGCAAATGGGCTGAGCTGTGTGCTTCCGTGGGGTGTGCGGGCAGGGCTCCTATGGGTCTAACTCCCATCCTCGGTGCGCCTGGCTGTAGCCCCAGGCGGTGCTGTGCCAGCCATCGTGCCCTCTGCTTGCCTGGCTGCATAGGTTGATTCCCTCTGCTTGCCTGGCTCTACAGGCTGATGCAAGTGTCTTGCTTCTGCAGAGTCTTTTGGGGTGCTTAGTGCTAGAAGCTGGCAGACTGCTAACGTGTTTtggtctttgtttctttctgttatgCCCTAAAGGAAGAATGCCAGCTGTGGGACAAGAAGTGCAGGCCGTGCCACTTCCACAGGTACTGGTGGGATGTGGCGGTTCTACACTGAGGACTCTCCAGGGCTCAAAGTGTAAGTTGAATATATAGGTGGTGGCAGGCATGGGGGCTATATATTTCACCTGCTTATGTGATCTTTCAGTCTTTGAATTGAGAGATCAATGTTCTGGTCTGCATGGGGAAACATGCTGAATTGATGGCTGCTTCGATAGATTTGGgatgaaagattttatttaatttaatctttaaacCTGGAGAGGTAGTTTTTAAAGTTAT
Coding sequences:
- the ALG2 gene encoding alpha-1,3/1,6-mannosyltransferase ALG2, which encodes MAFVALYVLLLSGERADAFVCDQVSACIPVLRLARTRKKVLFYCHFPDQLLTKRESLLKRIYRLPLDWLEEYTTGMADCIVVNSRFTAGVFKDTFKSLSHINPDVLYPSLNIRSFETVVPVDLADLIPTKKKFLFLSINRYERKKNLALALEALHELRGRLDSHEWDEVHLVMAGGYDKRVLENVEHYEELRRLAAKLSVKDHVTFLRSFSDEQKISLFSNSVCVLYTPSNEHFGIVPLEAMYMRCPVIAVNSGGPLESILHNVTGFLCDPLPTQFSEAMEKIVRDPLLKDTMGAAGRARVMEKFSSEAFTEQLYQYICRLTQ
- the SEC61B gene encoding protein transport protein Sec61 subunit beta → MPGPNPSATSVGSSGRSPSKAVAPRAAGSTVRQRKNASCGTRSAGRATSTGTGGMWRFYTEDSPGLKVGPVPVLVMSLLFIASVFMLHIWGKYTRS